One segment of Anatilimnocola aggregata DNA contains the following:
- a CDS encoding cation diffusion facilitator family transporter, giving the protein MPSPEPASPETITQLPLVSVAVNAALAAIKILAGVVGNSYALIADGIESTSDIVTSLVVWGGLQVAVSPADEKHPYGYGKAEALAGIVAALALLVAAVVIAVQSVREILTPHHLPHWSTLLVLGIVVVTKEVMARWIGKIGAAADSSSLQADAWHHRSDALTSFAAFVGITIGLIGGPGYEPADDWAALVACVVIVYSGVHLMRMAIRDLLDAAPPKHFAEQVRQVASQVEGVRAVEKCRIRKSGMTFFVEIHIEVDAFATVQEGHFIGGRVRSALRTSNLRIADAFVHVEPHSTDEVGV; this is encoded by the coding sequence ATGCCATCGCCGGAACCAGCTTCGCCCGAGACCATCACCCAGTTGCCGCTCGTCAGCGTGGCGGTGAATGCGGCGCTTGCGGCAATCAAGATTCTGGCCGGAGTTGTGGGCAACTCCTACGCCCTGATTGCCGACGGCATTGAGTCAACTTCCGACATTGTCACCTCGCTGGTTGTTTGGGGAGGTTTGCAGGTCGCTGTTTCTCCTGCAGACGAGAAACATCCCTATGGTTATGGCAAAGCAGAAGCGCTTGCCGGAATCGTGGCGGCGTTAGCGCTGCTGGTGGCCGCCGTGGTCATTGCAGTGCAGAGTGTGCGTGAGATTCTCACGCCGCATCATCTGCCGCATTGGTCAACTTTGCTCGTTCTGGGCATTGTTGTCGTGACGAAAGAAGTCATGGCACGCTGGATCGGCAAGATCGGCGCAGCAGCCGACAGCTCGTCGCTGCAAGCCGATGCTTGGCATCATCGTTCCGATGCACTTACTTCGTTTGCTGCGTTTGTCGGCATCACCATTGGTCTCATCGGCGGCCCAGGCTACGAACCGGCCGATGATTGGGCGGCGCTCGTGGCCTGCGTGGTGATTGTCTACAGCGGAGTGCATTTGATGCGAATGGCGATTCGCGATCTGCTCGACGCTGCTCCCCCCAAGCATTTCGCCGAACAGGTACGGCAAGTAGCCAGCCAGGTCGAAGGGGTGCGGGCCGTGGAGAAGTGCCGCATCCGCAAAAGTGGCATGACGTTTTTTGTCGAGATTCACATCGAAGTCGATGCCTTCGCGACGGTGCAAGAGGGGCACTTCATTGGTGGTCGTGTGCGCAGTGCCCTGCGCACGTCAAACTTGCGAATTGCCGATGCCTTCGTCCATGTCGAACCTCATTCGACCGACGAAGTTGGCGTTTAA